In a genomic window of Pseudochaenichthys georgianus unplaced genomic scaffold, fPseGeo1.2 scaffold_2048_arrow_ctg1, whole genome shotgun sequence:
- the LOC117441853 gene encoding tetraspanin-7-like, which produces MASRRMATKPVIFCLKSLLLLYGVVFWVSGVVLLSVGLWWSFMLGPYTSLISSGPSIAPFVLTGTGAAIVLFGLFGCYATCRGRCWMLRLYAVFLTLVFMTELIAGISGFVFRHEIQGTFLTTYSEAVMKYDGRDDRSLAVDGVQRRLHCCGVYNYTSWLSSVYFPVSGIPASCCVSFADCRDAELRNATLAARIVHKQVGTRRKHVEIHAGNT; this is translated from the exons ATGGCTTCTCGGAGGATGGCCACGAAGCCGGTGATCTTCTgtctgaagtctctgctgcTGCTCTACGGCGTCGTCTTCTGG gtgtcgGGGGTGGTGCTGCTGTCCGTGGGGCTGTGGTGGAGCTTCATGCTCGGCCCCTACACCTCTCTGATCTCCAGCGGTCCGTCCATCGCCCCCTTCGTCCTCACCGGCACCGGAGCCGCCATCGTGCTGTTCGGCCTGTTCGGCTGCTATGCCACCTGCAGGGGGCGCTGCTGGATGCTCCGGCTG TACGCAGTATTTCTGACGCTGGTCTTCATGACCGAACTCATCGCAGGAATCTCAGGGTTCGTGTTTCGCCACGAG ATCCAAGGGACGTTCCTGACGACGTACAGCGAGGCCGTGATGAAGTACGACGGGCGAGACGACCGCAGCCTGGCTGTGGACGGCGTGCAGCGCAGG TTGCACTGCTGTGGTGTGTACAACTACACCAGCTGGCTCAGCAGTGTGTACTTCCCCGTTAGCGGGATCCCGGCTAGCTGCTGCGTTAGCTTCGCCGACTGCAGAGATGCCGAGCTGAGGAACGCTACGCTAGCCGCACGCATCGTCCACAAACAGGTGGGAACACGCAGGAAACACGTAGAAATACACGCAGGAAACAC